The Osmerus eperlanus chromosome 15, fOsmEpe2.1, whole genome shotgun sequence genome includes a window with the following:
- the otulina gene encoding OTU deubiquitinase with linear linkage specificity a: MSWVKAVGRSVEDVFDEDADDITLQNKEWKYNMEKRVKDGYRDGMDAGKEASLQLGFNLGYKEGAAKTVAIGRLKGILSAIQCWCQLQRPDSPTPACVTDLLQRVVQHEDSVIQAMVKALEKPPPSVSDVSDCMEDLGVDQGDAGCRGEGCQAADCCKRGGDVDIDLKPSQKPSCSSTTDFLSSEESLERLVQSCMEVVSELGLPEELAQHLKQLKSAA; the protein is encoded by the exons ATGTCTTGGGTTAAGGCAGTTGGACGCAGTGTTGAAGATGTCTTCGACGAGGATGCGGATGACATTACTTTACAGAACAAAGAATGGAAGTACAACATGGAAAAGCGTGTTAAG GACGGATACAGAGATGGCATGGACGCAGGTAAAGAGGCGTCCCTTCAGCTCGGTTTTAACCTGGGATACAAAGAAGGAGCGGCCAAAACTGTGGCCATTGGGCGTCTGAAAGGAATCCTAAG TGCTATACAGTGCTGGTGCCAGCTGCAGAGGCCAGACAGCCCCACTCCTGCCTGTGTCACAGACCTTCTCCAGCGGGTTGTGCAGCATGAAGACTCTGTCATCCAGGCAATGGTTAAGGCCCTGGAGAAGCCTCCACCCAGTGTCAGTGACGTCTCCGACTGTATGGAGGACCTAGGGGTGGACCAGGGAGATGCAGGatgcaggggagaggggtgtcaAGCTGCCGACTGCtgcaagagagggggagatgtagACATTGATCTGAAGCCGTCTCAGAAACCCAGTTGTTCAAGCACTACAGACTTCCTCAGTTCAGAGGAGAGTTTAGAACGGCTGGTTCAAAGCTGCATGGAGGTGGTGTCAGAACTCGGGCTGCCAGAGGAACTGGCTCAACACCTGAAACAGCTGAAGAGTGCAGCGTGA